The proteins below come from a single Azospirillum thiophilum genomic window:
- a CDS encoding response regulator yields MTSILVVDDSRLARNMVSSVIASLRPDWTIVTAASGEEALEIVGEAPPVAAIVDYNMPGMDGLVLAERLKERFTGLPIGLLTANVQDALRRKAEALGIRFIAKPITSDKIRDFLAAAGQ; encoded by the coding sequence ATGACCAGCATCCTCGTCGTGGACGACAGCAGACTGGCGCGCAACATGGTCTCCAGCGTCATCGCCTCTCTGCGGCCGGACTGGACCATCGTCACCGCGGCGAGCGGCGAGGAGGCTCTGGAGATCGTCGGCGAGGCGCCGCCGGTCGCCGCCATCGTCGACTACAACATGCCGGGCATGGACGGGCTGGTTCTCGCCGAACGGCTGAAGGAGCGGTTCACCGGCCTGCCCATCGGGCTGCTGACCGCCAATGTCCAGGATGCGCTGCGGCGCAAGGCGGAGGCTTTGGGCATCCGCTTCATCGCCAAGCCGATCACCTCGGACAAGATCCGCGACTTCCTCGCCGCGGCCGGGCAGTGA
- a CDS encoding chemotaxis protein: MDESPSVPASADPLRFDADEADAIAELFNIGMGEPAAALSSMLGEEVHLSVPSFAVSTRARITREVGGDLEDGSPVCAVRGAFTGPFTGEAMLIFPERGTLALVGRLIPVDPDAEAPGEMEQDALTEIGNIILNGCLASLSNLIGGELSGAVPGYGSGAPEAVIGSATDPVLFVRIDMALAAGDARGHTLFLLDIASMDAFRMAIRRALAGL, encoded by the coding sequence ATGGACGAGTCGCCATCGGTTCCGGCATCCGCGGATCCGCTGCGCTTCGACGCCGACGAGGCCGATGCCATCGCCGAGCTGTTCAACATCGGCATGGGCGAGCCGGCGGCCGCCCTCAGCTCCATGCTGGGGGAGGAGGTGCATCTGTCGGTGCCGTCCTTCGCCGTGTCGACCCGCGCTCGCATCACCCGGGAGGTCGGCGGCGACCTGGAGGACGGCTCGCCCGTCTGCGCGGTGCGTGGCGCCTTCACCGGCCCCTTCACCGGCGAAGCGATGCTGATCTTTCCCGAACGTGGCACGCTGGCCCTGGTCGGCCGGCTGATACCGGTCGATCCGGATGCCGAGGCCCCGGGCGAGATGGAGCAGGATGCGCTGACCGAGATCGGCAACATCATCCTGAACGGCTGCCTCGCCAGTCTGTCGAACCTGATCGGTGGCGAGTTGTCGGGCGCGGTTCCCGGCTATGGCTCCGGTGCGCCGGAGGCGGTCATCGGCTCGGCCACCGACCCGGTGCTGTTCGTGCGCATCGACATGGCGCTGGCTGCCGGCGACGCCCGCGGACATACGCTGTTCCTGCTCGACATCGCCTCGATGGACGCCTTCCGGATGGCGATCCGGCGGGCCTTGGCGGGGCTGTGA
- the glyS gene encoding glycine--tRNA ligase subunit beta, which yields MTELLIEFFSEEIPARMQARAADDLKRLVTDKLAANGLAFTRAEAHSTPRRLALVVDGLAERTADVREEKKGPRLGSPEQAVAGFLKSAGLDSLDQCEQRDTGKGVFYFAVTEKKGRETADVLAEIIPAAMAELPWPKSMRWGTGTVRWVRPLHSIIALFGGRVLDGGYEIGGTQGRIAFGNSTRGHRFLAPDAFTVESFADYREKLLAAKVVLDREERKARIKADAEALAASQGLTLSPDDALLEEVAGLVEWPVVLMGSIDESFMDVPSEVLITSMRTHQKYFAVLDAAGRMAPRFIVVANTETVDGGKAVVAGNERVLRARLSDAKFFWDQDRKTKLEARVPALEKITFHAKLGTVAEKVTRVQLLAAEIARAIGADSDAASRAALLCKADLVTEVVGEFPEVQGIMGRYYALGQGESAEVANAIADHYKPLGPSDSCPTAPVAVAVALADKIDTLVGFFAIDEKPTGSKDPYALRRAALGVIRLVLENGLRVKLAEVFAAAHSAYKVSGFAPAGSVGGDLMSFFADRLKVVLREQGVRHDLVDAVFALGGEDDLVRLLARVKALQAFVGSEEGANLLAAYKRASNIVRIEEKKDGRSYEGQIDISQLVTAEEQALYSSLGEVDDIAEPYIAKEDFAGTMAALAKLRGPVDAFFDKVTVNAEDKELRANRLRLLTQIRRTLNAVAEFSKIEG from the coding sequence ATGACCGAACTTCTGATCGAATTCTTCTCCGAAGAGATCCCCGCCCGCATGCAGGCGCGGGCCGCCGACGACCTCAAGCGCCTCGTCACCGACAAGCTGGCAGCCAACGGCCTGGCCTTCACCAGGGCCGAAGCGCACTCCACCCCGCGCCGTCTGGCCCTGGTGGTCGACGGGCTGGCCGAACGCACCGCCGACGTGCGCGAGGAGAAGAAGGGTCCGCGCCTCGGCTCGCCCGAGCAGGCGGTCGCCGGCTTCCTGAAGTCGGCCGGTCTCGACAGCCTCGACCAGTGCGAGCAGCGCGACACCGGCAAGGGCGTGTTCTATTTCGCGGTGACCGAGAAGAAGGGCCGCGAGACCGCCGACGTGCTGGCGGAGATCATCCCCGCCGCCATGGCCGAACTGCCCTGGCCGAAATCGATGCGCTGGGGCACCGGCACCGTGCGCTGGGTCCGTCCGCTGCACTCGATCATCGCCCTGTTCGGCGGGCGCGTGCTCGACGGCGGCTATGAGATCGGCGGCACCCAGGGCCGCATCGCCTTTGGAAACAGCACCCGCGGCCACCGTTTCCTTGCGCCTGACGCTTTCACAGTCGAGAGCTTCGCCGATTATCGGGAAAAGTTGCTGGCCGCCAAGGTCGTGCTCGACCGCGAGGAGCGCAAGGCCAGGATCAAGGCCGATGCCGAGGCGCTGGCCGCCTCCCAGGGCCTGACCCTGTCGCCCGACGACGCGCTGCTGGAGGAGGTCGCCGGCCTCGTCGAATGGCCCGTCGTGCTGATGGGCAGCATCGACGAGAGCTTCATGGACGTGCCGTCGGAGGTCCTCATCACCTCCATGCGCACGCACCAGAAATATTTCGCCGTGCTGGATGCGGCCGGCAGGATGGCCCCGCGCTTCATCGTCGTCGCCAACACCGAGACGGTGGACGGCGGCAAGGCCGTGGTCGCCGGCAACGAGCGCGTGCTGCGCGCCCGCCTGTCCGATGCCAAGTTCTTCTGGGACCAGGATCGCAAGACCAAGCTGGAAGCCCGCGTCCCGGCGCTGGAGAAGATCACCTTCCATGCCAAGCTGGGCACGGTGGCCGAGAAGGTCACCCGCGTTCAACTGCTGGCCGCCGAGATCGCCCGCGCGATCGGTGCGGACAGCGACGCCGCCAGCCGCGCCGCCCTGCTGTGCAAGGCCGATCTGGTGACCGAGGTGGTCGGCGAGTTCCCCGAGGTGCAGGGGATCATGGGCCGCTACTACGCGCTCGGCCAGGGCGAGAGCGCCGAAGTCGCCAATGCGATCGCCGACCATTACAAGCCGCTTGGCCCGTCCGACAGTTGCCCGACCGCGCCGGTGGCGGTGGCGGTGGCGCTGGCCGACAAGATCGACACGCTGGTCGGCTTCTTCGCCATCGACGAGAAGCCGACGGGCTCGAAGGATCCCTACGCGCTGCGCCGTGCCGCGCTGGGCGTGATCCGACTGGTGCTGGAGAACGGGCTGCGGGTGAAGCTGGCGGAGGTGTTCGCTGCGGCGCACAGCGCCTACAAGGTCAGCGGCTTCGCCCCCGCCGGCAGTGTCGGCGGCGACCTGATGTCCTTCTTCGCCGACCGCCTCAAGGTGGTGCTGCGTGAGCAGGGCGTGCGCCACGATCTGGTGGATGCGGTGTTCGCGCTCGGCGGCGAGGACGATCTGGTGCGGCTGCTCGCCCGCGTGAAGGCTCTGCAGGCCTTCGTCGGCTCCGAGGAGGGCGCCAACCTGCTGGCGGCCTACAAGCGCGCCTCCAACATCGTCCGCATCGAGGAGAAGAAGGACGGCCGCAGCTATGAAGGTCAGATTGACATTTCTCAGCTTGTCACTGCCGAAGAGCAGGCTCTTTATAGTTCGTTGGGAGAAGTTGACGACATTGCAGAACCGTATATTGCTAAAGAAGACTTCGCCGGCACCATGGCAGCTCTGGCGAAGCTGCGCGGCCCGGTGGACGCCTTCTTCGACAAGGTGACGGTGAACGCCGAGGATAAGGAGTTGCGCGCCAACCGCCTGCGCCTGCTGACGCAGATCCGCAGGACGCTGAACGCGGTCGCAGAGTTCTCGAAGATCGAGGGGTGA
- a CDS encoding glycine--tRNA ligase subunit alpha, whose product MASQIGTSDGGNSADRRGLSFQALILKLHQFWSEQGCVILQPYDMEVGAGTFHPATTLRALGPDPWKAAYVQPSRRPKDGRYGENPNRLQHYYQYQVIMKPSPANPQELYLDSLRAIGIDPALHDIRFVEDDWESPTLGAWGLGWEVWCDGMEVTQYTYFQQVGGIECDPVAVELTYGLERLAMYVQGVENVYDLDFNGQGVKYGDIFKRAEIEYSKHNFEFSNTDMLLQHFKDAEAECQALVAQNLALPAYDQCIKASHLFNLLDARGVISVVERAAYIGRVRALAKACCEAWTGAK is encoded by the coding sequence ATGGCCTCCCAGATCGGGACTTCCGACGGCGGAAACTCCGCCGACCGCCGCGGCCTGTCGTTCCAGGCCCTGATCCTCAAGCTCCACCAGTTCTGGTCGGAGCAGGGTTGCGTCATCCTGCAGCCCTACGACATGGAGGTCGGCGCCGGCACCTTCCATCCGGCGACCACGCTGCGTGCGCTCGGTCCCGATCCCTGGAAGGCCGCCTATGTCCAGCCGTCGCGCCGGCCCAAGGACGGCCGTTATGGCGAGAACCCGAACCGGCTTCAGCATTATTACCAGTATCAGGTGATCATGAAGCCGTCGCCGGCCAACCCGCAGGAACTGTATCTGGACAGCCTGCGTGCCATCGGCATCGATCCGGCGCTGCACGACATCCGCTTCGTCGAGGATGATTGGGAAAGCCCGACGCTGGGCGCCTGGGGTCTCGGCTGGGAAGTGTGGTGCGACGGCATGGAGGTGACGCAGTACACCTATTTCCAGCAGGTCGGCGGCATCGAATGCGATCCGGTCGCGGTCGAGCTGACCTATGGGCTGGAGCGGCTGGCCATGTATGTGCAGGGCGTGGAGAATGTCTACGACCTGGACTTCAACGGCCAGGGGGTGAAGTACGGCGACATCTTCAAGCGCGCCGAGATCGAATACTCGAAGCACAATTTCGAGTTCTCCAACACCGACATGCTGCTCCAGCATTTCAAGGACGCCGAGGCCGAGTGTCAGGCGCTGGTGGCGCAGAACCTTGCGCTGCCCGCCTATGACCAGTGCATCAAGGCGTCGCATCTGTTCAACCTGCTGGACGCCCGCGGCGTGATCAGCGTCGTCGAGCGCGCCGCCTATATCGGCCGCGTGCGCGCGCTGGCCAAGGCCTGCTGCGAAGCCTGGACGGGGGCGAAGTGA
- a CDS encoding GNAT family N-acetyltransferase, which yields MVALLGDGWGRAMMAFTDEPVLETARLILRPTRAEDFDAWAAMMADPEATEFIGGLQSRPIAWRGFLSMAGAWSIQGFAMFSVIERETGRWVGRVGPWVPEGWPGPEVGWAVMRDCWGQGYAVESATAAIDWVFDRLGWTEVIHTIHPRNIASQAVARKLGAEMRGTTLLPEPVNPPEADVWHQTRDEWRARRLKAGVGRF from the coding sequence ATGGTTGCGCTTCTTGGCGATGGTTGGGGCAGGGCGATGATGGCCTTCACGGATGAACCTGTGTTGGAGACGGCTCGGCTGATCCTGCGTCCCACCCGGGCGGAGGACTTCGACGCCTGGGCGGCGATGATGGCAGATCCGGAAGCCACCGAATTCATTGGCGGCCTGCAATCGCGCCCGATCGCCTGGCGTGGGTTCCTGTCCATGGCCGGCGCCTGGTCGATCCAGGGCTTCGCCATGTTCTCGGTCATCGAGAGGGAAACCGGACGCTGGGTCGGTCGCGTCGGTCCCTGGGTGCCTGAAGGCTGGCCTGGGCCGGAAGTCGGCTGGGCGGTCATGCGCGACTGCTGGGGCCAAGGCTATGCGGTGGAAAGCGCGACAGCCGCCATCGACTGGGTGTTCGATCGTCTCGGCTGGACCGAGGTCATCCACACCATCCACCCCCGCAACATCGCCTCGCAGGCTGTTGCGCGCAAGTTGGGGGCGGAAATGCGTGGCACCACTCTGCTGCCCGAGCCGGTGAATCCGCCGGAGGCGGATGTCTGGCACCAGACGCGCGATGAGTGGCGTGCGCGGCGTCTCAAAGCGGGTGTCGGCAGGTTCTGA
- a CDS encoding YcaO-like family protein yields the protein MADSASPETVYPEFPGIRLGDTVHRAAKRFFIGTHRTATPEETLARISPHFASCGITRLADVTGLDRLGIHTVIGHRPNSPTLSGSAGKGFSLAAATVSAAMEAIEFHHAEHLRLPHIEATWNDLPADGRIPVDRLAGTKHGSFRPDRPEIWTWGWDLMGGRPVAAPWTAVGLHSMPPGTKPGARSFYAMGTNGLASGNHILEAVASGLYEVIERDSVACWRYAGDKLRWPTPRVDLDSVDAPTVRDLLHRFELAGIRPLLFDVTTDLGVPSYMAIVYDREMRKTGMNRGYGSHLEPAVAMCRALTEAVQSRLVLIAGSRDDFFRRDLIRNQNADGNAEIAALEATPITIDGRRHVNHATPSFEGDITVLLTVLRRAGIEQALVFDLTLPEIGIPVVRLLVPGLEGYQFDFYTPGARPLAFTEALQAHASHAPQAHPGQMGSVA from the coding sequence ATGGCTGACAGCGCATCTCCCGAAACCGTCTATCCGGAGTTTCCCGGCATCCGCCTGGGCGACACCGTCCACCGCGCCGCCAAGCGCTTCTTCATCGGTACGCACCGCACGGCAACGCCGGAAGAAACCCTGGCCCGCATCTCGCCCCATTTCGCCAGTTGCGGCATCACGCGGCTGGCCGACGTGACCGGGCTCGACCGTCTGGGCATCCATACGGTCATTGGGCACCGCCCCAACAGCCCGACCCTGTCCGGCAGCGCCGGCAAGGGCTTCAGCCTGGCAGCGGCCACCGTTTCTGCCGCAATGGAGGCGATCGAGTTCCATCACGCCGAACATCTGCGGCTGCCTCATATCGAGGCGACCTGGAACGACCTGCCTGCCGATGGGCGCATCCCGGTGGACCGGCTGGCGGGAACCAAGCACGGCTCTTTCCGCCCCGACCGTCCGGAGATCTGGACCTGGGGCTGGGATCTGATGGGCGGGCGTCCGGTTGCCGCCCCCTGGACGGCGGTCGGGCTGCACAGCATGCCGCCGGGTACCAAGCCGGGCGCGCGCAGCTTCTACGCCATGGGTACCAACGGGCTGGCCAGCGGCAACCACATCCTGGAAGCCGTCGCCTCCGGCCTCTACGAGGTGATCGAGCGCGATTCCGTCGCTTGCTGGCGCTATGCCGGCGACAAGCTGCGCTGGCCGACGCCGCGGGTCGACCTGGACAGTGTCGACGCGCCCACCGTGCGCGACCTGCTGCACCGGTTCGAGCTGGCCGGCATCCGTCCGCTGCTGTTCGACGTGACCACCGACCTCGGCGTGCCCAGCTACATGGCGATCGTCTATGACCGCGAGATGCGCAAGACCGGCATGAACCGCGGGTACGGCAGCCACCTGGAACCGGCCGTCGCCATGTGCCGCGCCTTGACCGAAGCGGTGCAGTCGCGTCTCGTGCTGATCGCCGGATCGCGCGACGATTTTTTCCGCCGCGACCTGATCCGTAACCAGAACGCCGACGGCAACGCGGAAATCGCGGCGTTGGAAGCGACGCCGATCACCATCGACGGCCGCCGCCATGTCAACCACGCCACCCCGAGCTTCGAGGGTGACATCACGGTCCTGCTGACCGTGCTGCGCCGTGCCGGGATCGAACAGGCGCTGGTCTTCGACCTGACCCTCCCGGAAATCGGCATTCCGGTGGTGCGGCTGCTCGTGCCGGGGCTGGAGGGGTACCAGTTCGACTTCTACACTCCGGGGGCCCGGCCGCTGGCCTTTACCGAGGCGCTGCAGGCGCATGCCTCTCACGCGCCGCAGGCGCATCCGGGCCAGATGGGGTCGGTCGCATGA
- a CDS encoding TfuA-like protein: protein MKICVFLGPTMPAEDARAILPGAVYLAPAAQADIISAMTIHRPDVIALIDGVFGQSLSVWHKEILFALHKGVAVYGASSMGALRAAECHPFGMVPVGEVARGYVDGRLTGDDEVALAHAGPEDGYFPLSEPLVNLRASMAATLAAGVVDKAVHDRVIAAAKALYFTERTRDRVFAEAGLTAEETERLERFLETGSVDQKRRDAEALLGHLASLITPPRLAPFDFNASHYFDVLYERDRRVCHGGNTVPLSEIATHAALHRPDFAEINNAALGRLLIRQFAEVMGVSVDETAVRTETQRFCAMRGLGGAGALADWCRRNDLTDAEFSELMTELAIERAMRLWLIPRRFLARTTKPVLNELRLRGLYESTAEEAALIERVMELHFADASRQPTNSVEELIADHLGSTACRMDAAADVWAYEYGFKDLLDLRIDLMRAKQVRDLFRQLAGEAEAALASDPAPAEPVPEEEMQT, encoded by the coding sequence ATGAAGATCTGTGTGTTCCTGGGTCCGACCATGCCGGCGGAGGATGCCCGCGCAATCCTGCCGGGCGCGGTCTATCTGGCGCCGGCTGCGCAGGCCGATATCATCAGCGCCATGACCATCCATCGGCCCGACGTGATCGCCCTGATCGATGGGGTGTTCGGCCAGTCGCTGTCGGTGTGGCACAAGGAAATCCTGTTCGCCCTGCACAAGGGGGTGGCGGTCTACGGCGCCTCCAGCATGGGGGCGCTGCGGGCGGCCGAGTGCCATCCCTTCGGCATGGTGCCTGTGGGCGAGGTGGCGCGCGGCTATGTCGACGGCCGGCTGACCGGCGACGACGAGGTGGCGCTGGCCCATGCCGGCCCGGAGGACGGCTACTTTCCGCTCTCCGAGCCGCTGGTGAATCTGCGCGCCAGCATGGCCGCCACGCTGGCCGCCGGGGTGGTGGACAAGGCCGTGCACGACCGCGTGATCGCCGCGGCCAAGGCCCTCTACTTCACCGAGCGGACCCGGGACCGCGTCTTCGCCGAAGCCGGATTGACTGCGGAGGAGACGGAGCGGCTGGAGCGTTTCCTGGAAACCGGCTCGGTCGACCAGAAGCGTCGCGATGCAGAGGCTCTGCTAGGCCATCTCGCCAGCCTCATCACGCCGCCGCGGCTGGCCCCCTTCGACTTCAATGCGTCCCATTACTTCGATGTGTTGTACGAGCGCGACCGCCGTGTCTGTCATGGCGGCAACACTGTGCCGCTGTCCGAGATCGCCACCCACGCTGCCCTGCACCGGCCGGACTTCGCGGAGATCAACAACGCCGCGCTCGGCCGGCTGCTGATCCGCCAGTTCGCGGAGGTGATGGGGGTCTCGGTGGACGAGACGGCGGTGCGGACCGAGACGCAACGCTTTTGCGCGATGCGCGGGCTCGGCGGGGCCGGGGCGCTGGCCGACTGGTGCCGCCGCAACGACCTGACCGACGCCGAGTTCTCCGAATTGATGACCGAACTGGCCATCGAACGGGCGATGCGGCTGTGGTTGATCCCCCGCCGGTTCCTGGCGCGCACGACCAAGCCGGTGCTGAACGAGTTGCGTCTGCGCGGCCTCTACGAGTCGACCGCCGAAGAGGCGGCGCTGATCGAACGCGTGATGGAGCTGCATTTCGCCGACGCCAGCCGTCAGCCGACGAACTCGGTGGAGGAACTGATCGCCGACCATCTCGGCAGCACCGCTTGCCGGATGGATGCGGCGGCCGACGTATGGGCGTATGAATATGGCTTCAAGGATCTGCTCGACTTGCGCATCGACCTGATGCGGGCCAAGCAGGTGCGAGACCTGTTCCGCCAGTTGGCGGGGGAGGCGGAAGCGGCGCTGGCGTCCGACCCGGCGCCGGCGGAACCCGTGCCGGAAGAGGAGATGCAGACGTGA
- a CDS encoding MoaD/ThiS family protein: MTNAEVIIRVPTPLRGFVGGSDQVTVPGTTVREALAALTAGQEAFRDRLFTAEGDLRRFVNVYLGRDDVRRLGGLEAALPAGATLTLMVALAGG, translated from the coding sequence GTGACCAACGCAGAAGTGATCATCCGCGTGCCGACTCCGCTGCGCGGCTTCGTCGGCGGCAGCGATCAGGTGACGGTTCCCGGTACCACGGTGCGCGAAGCCCTGGCGGCTTTGACCGCCGGGCAGGAGGCGTTCAGAGACCGCTTGTTCACCGCGGAAGGCGATCTGCGCCGCTTCGTGAACGTCTATCTCGGCCGCGATGACGTGCGACGGCTGGGTGGATTGGAGGCGGCGCTGCCGGCCGGTGCCACCCTGACCCTGATGGTCGCCCTGGCGGGCGGTTGA
- the moeB gene encoding molybdopterin-synthase adenylyltransferase MoeB: MSLKDRRLSELRARIPEVTAADALALQRGGALLVDVREDEETVTGTPVGALRLPRGFLELRIEDKASDPARTLLLMCAGGTRSLFAAEDLLRLGYGDVRSVAGGFSAWKAAGLPVEVPPQLDAAQRERYRRHLTMPEVGEVGQHRLLRSRVALIGAGGLGSPIALYLAAAGVGHLTLIDDDRVERSNLQRQILHAESRLGQRKVESGRAALLDLNPTIEVVSHDTRLEAANVLDLLAGHDVVVDGSDNLPTRYLVNDACLRLGVPNVYGAIFRFEGQVSVFGGAAGVRPCYRCLFPEPPPAEYAPSCAEAGVLGVLPGVIGTIMAAETIKLLLGLGEPLAGRLLLYDGLRGEFNEIAVPVDPDCPSCSHGARPELSDIAAVCGV; this comes from the coding sequence ATGAGCCTGAAGGACCGTCGTCTGTCCGAGCTGCGCGCCCGCATTCCGGAAGTCACCGCGGCCGACGCGCTCGCTCTGCAGCGTGGCGGTGCTCTGCTGGTCGATGTCCGTGAGGACGAGGAGACGGTGACCGGCACTCCCGTCGGGGCGCTGCGCCTGCCGCGCGGTTTCCTGGAATTGCGGATCGAGGACAAGGCGTCCGATCCGGCACGCACCCTGCTGCTGATGTGCGCCGGCGGCACCCGGTCGCTGTTCGCGGCCGAGGATCTGCTGCGGCTGGGCTATGGCGACGTGCGGTCGGTGGCCGGCGGCTTCTCCGCCTGGAAGGCGGCGGGCCTGCCGGTGGAGGTGCCGCCGCAACTCGATGCCGCCCAGCGTGAGCGCTACCGCCGCCACCTGACCATGCCCGAGGTGGGAGAGGTAGGTCAGCACAGGCTGCTGCGTAGCCGTGTCGCCCTGATCGGTGCGGGCGGGCTCGGCTCGCCCATCGCGCTGTATCTGGCCGCCGCCGGGGTGGGGCATCTGACCCTGATCGACGACGACCGGGTCGAGCGCAGCAACCTCCAGCGCCAGATCCTGCATGCCGAAAGCCGGCTGGGACAGCGCAAGGTCGAGAGCGGGCGCGCCGCCCTGCTCGACCTCAACCCGACCATCGAAGTGGTGAGCCACGACACGCGGTTGGAGGCCGCCAACGTGCTCGACCTTTTGGCCGGTCACGACGTGGTGGTCGACGGGTCCGACAATCTGCCGACGCGCTATCTGGTCAACGACGCCTGCCTGCGGCTGGGCGTGCCCAACGTCTACGGCGCCATCTTCCGGTTCGAAGGACAGGTGTCGGTGTTCGGCGGCGCCGCGGGCGTGCGTCCGTGCTACCGTTGCCTGTTTCCGGAACCGCCGCCGGCCGAATATGCCCCGTCCTGCGCCGAGGCTGGCGTATTGGGCGTTCTGCCCGGCGTGATCGGTACCATCATGGCGGCCGAGACGATCAAGCTGCTGTTGGGGTTGGGCGAACCTCTGGCTGGCCGTCTGCTGCTCTATGACGGACTGCGCGGCGAGTTCAACGAGATCGCGGTGCCGGTCGATCCCGACTGTCCGTCCTGTTCGCATGGTGCGCGGCCGGAACTGAGCGATATCGCGGCGGTATGCGGTGTCTGA
- a CDS encoding response regulator, with translation MTLGILVVDDEPDIEDLFRQRFRAELRRGELVLHFAASAEKALESLNTGLQPEAVLVLSDINMPGMSGLDLLQCLRAKVPHVPVIMVTAYGDTENRRRALDIGAAELVTKPVDFVALKKLVHSVIEQKSAA, from the coding sequence ATGACCCTGGGAATCCTCGTCGTCGACGACGAACCGGATATCGAGGATCTCTTCCGCCAGCGTTTCCGCGCCGAGTTGCGCCGTGGTGAACTCGTGCTTCATTTCGCCGCGTCGGCGGAGAAAGCCCTTGAAAGCCTGAACACTGGGCTACAACCGGAGGCTGTTCTTGTCCTTAGCGACATAAACATGCCGGGCATGAGCGGCCTTGATCTTCTGCAATGCCTGCGTGCAAAAGTGCCGCATGTTCCGGTCATCATGGTCACCGCCTACGGTGACACGGAAAACCGCCGGCGCGCACTGGACATCGGTGCGGCCGAACTGGTGACCAAGCCGGTCGATTTTGTCGCCCTGAAGAAACTCGTGCACAGCGTCATCGAACAAAAGAGCGCCGCCTGA